The genomic region CGAGAGCAAGCCATTAATAATAAAACTGCCCAAAATAATGGCGCCAGCATTCGATTGTTGCTGAAAGAAGAGGACTGTTTGAGCGCAGAGCCATAGAGCTAAACCATTTAAAAAACCGACAGCAGCTAGGTAGACACAATCTTCGCTATTGAATTCACTCACTTCGTCTCTTTTGTGTCCAGAGAAAATGGCCCAAGATTTCTGTAGTGATTCTATATGCTTACTATTTTCGAAAGTTTTCACAATTAAGTGTCTCCATAATGTTTGGGCTAAAGTAGCATGAGCCGATTTTTTATCACCTAAAATTTTTATTGCTTTAGGCAAAAAAGCTATAAACTAGCCTCAGTTTTATATGTCGCTCATCTTTTTTATCTTTGATAGTGCCTTTTTGCACTTGAGAATTGATATATTGAGCCAGTCTTCCATATTTAAAGAAATTAAATTTTAAGGACGTCAAATGCAAGATATTTTTATCAAGGGTGCACGACATCACAATCTCAAGAATGTTGATGTGCGAATTCCTCGCAATAAGTTGGTGGTGGTTACAGGTTTAAGTGGATCGGGTAAATCGTCCTTAGCTTTTGATACGCTCTATGCAGAAGGTCAAAGACGTTATGTCGAGAGCTTATCTTCTTATGCGCGCCAATTTTTGGATCAAATGGAGAAGCCTGAAGTCGATCAAATCACGGGTCTTTCTCCTGCAATTGCGATCGAGCAACGCGGTGGCGTGGGTAGCCCTCGTTCAATTGTCGCAACTAGTACCGAGATCTATGATTACCTCCGTCTGATGTATGCTCATATCGGCCAGCGTCATTGTCCTCAGTGTGGCGAAAAAGTTCAGAGTCAAAGTGCCGAAGCGATTGTGCGCAAAGCGCAAGAATTTCCAGAAGGCAAAAAGATGATGATTCTTGCGCCTTTGGTAGAAGGAAGAAAGGGTGAACATAAAGACGTTTTTGAAAAAGCGATTCGCGATGGATTTGCAAGGGTACGTGTTAATGGTGAAATGTGTCGTTTAGAAGACGTTCCAGATTTAGATAAGAAATTTAAGCACAGTATAGATCTCGTCGTGGATAGAGTAAAAACGGGATCCAAGAGTAGTCGTTTGACTGATTCAGTAGAGACAGCACTTAGATATGGCGGTGGCTCGATTATTTTTCAGTTGGAAAATGAAGATAATGAATGGGATGAATATAAGCTTTCAGAGCATCTAGCTTGTGATGCCTGTGATATAAGTTTCTCTGAGTTACAAGCGCGTGATTTCTCTTTCAATAGTCCTTACGGAGCATGTCCCGAGTGTCATGGTTTGGGTTCGGTTCAGACTCTAGATATCGACATGATTGTACCGGATAAACACAAAGCAGTGAAGGATGCCTTCCCCTTTTGGAAAAAGGGGCCAAGACGTTTAGTTTTTTACTACAAGAACCTTTTGGAATCAGTGGGCAAAGCCTACGACTTCGATTTGACTACGCGCTTTGAAGACCTGAATGATGAGCAGCGCGATGTATTACTTTACGGAACGGGCAAAGCAATACGCATGGTTTTTAAAAATGCAGGGCGTTGGTATGATGTCAATAAACCTTTTGAGGGAGTGGCACGCAATATAACTCGTCGTATGAATGAAACGGGTTCCGAACGCCAACGTGAGAAAATTCTCAGTCTCATGGTTCGTCGTGATTGTGGTTCTTGTCATGGTGATCGACTCAAACCCGAGTCCTTAGCCGTAACGGTCAAAGGTTTAGCCATCAATAAATTTTTGCATATGTCTATTGCTGATGCGGCTGACTTCATTCAAAATCTCGATTTTAATGAAACGGAGAAAGTCATTGCTGGTGAGGTGAGTCGTGAAATTGATTCACGTTTAGGTTTTCTCAATTCAGTGGGCTTAAATTATCTTAATCTTAATCGTGAGTCGTCTTCTTTGTCAGGTGGAGAAGCCCAGAGGATTCGCTTGGCAACACAGTTAGGAGCCGGCTTAGTCGGAGTTCTCTACATTCTCGATGAACCGAGCATTGGATTACACCAACGAGATAATGACCGTTTATTAGAAACTTTGGAACATTTGCGTGCTTTAGGCAATACTGTTGTGGTAGTGGAGCACGATACCGATACCATCATGCGTGCAGATTATTTGATCGATATGGGACCCTTGGCGGGGCGCCTTGGAGGAGAAATTGTTTTTGCAGGTCCTCCTCAAGATATTATGAAGGCCGATACCCTTACAGCGCAATACCTGAGTGGGCGCAAGGAAATTGCGATTCCCGCAAAACGTCTAAAAGGCAATGGTAAGAGTATTAAAATCAAAGGTGCCGAAGCCAATAATTTACAGAAAGTCAATGTCAGTTTACCTTTGGGACGCTTTGTTTGTGTAACGGGTGTTTCAGGTTCGGGTAAATCGACTTTAGTACACGAAATTATAAAAAAGAGTGTTTTTAAAAATCTTGGAATAGGGCGTGATCGTCCAGGAAAAGTCAAATCAGTTGAGGGCTTAGACGAGATTGATAAGCAGATTGTGATCGATCAGTCACCTATTGGCCGAACTCCTCGTTCAAATCCAGCAACGTATACGGGGGCATTCGATCATATTCGTACGCTTTATGCCTCGACAGTCGATTCAAAAGCTAGGGCTTATAAACCCGGTCGCTTTAGTTTCAATGTCAAAGGTGGACGTTGCGAAGAGTGCAAAGGAGATGGCTACCGAAAAATCGAAATGAATTTCTTACCTGATGTTTATGTGGAATGTGAGGTCTGCAAAGGGCGTCGTTATAATACCGAGACCTTAAGTGTTCTTTACAAGGGATGCAGTATTGCCGATGTTTTGGAAATGACTATTGATGAAGCCGTTGAGTTTTTTGATAAAGTTCCAAAACTTAAAAAGATTTTAGGGATGTTAGAAGAAGTAGGTCTAGGCTATTTACACATGGGCCAAGCAGCTACGACTCTTTCTGGAGGAGAAGCTCAACGAGTGAAGTTAGCTTCAGAACTTTGTCGTATTCCTCGTGGTCATACACTGTACATTCTCGATGAGCCTACCACGGGTTTACATATTGCTGATATTGATCGCCTCTTACAAGTTCTTCACAGACTTCGCGATGCGGGTAATAGTCTGGTTGTTATTGAGCATAATCTCGATGTCATTAAAACGGCGGACTGGATTATCGATATGGGCCCAGAAGGTGGTGCAGGCGGTGGTCAAGTAATGGTTGCGGGTACTCCCGAAAAAGTCGCCAAATGTGAAGAGTCTTACACTGGTCACTATTTAAAACCGATCCTAAAATAAGTTAAAGTATCTAAGGGGTATTAGCTGGGTTTTTGCGAAGCTAATCCGCCCGCCGGAGGCATTTATAGGTTTTAATATATAAGGACTTTGTTCCTAAGCCTACTCAAGGTCTTGCCACACGGGCGAATAGTTTTTCTACCCGCCCGCGAAGGCATTGGTTTGTAGTTCCTTAGGACCTTGTCTTTATCTTATGGATTATTATAAATGACAGGCATTTGGCCCTTCCATTTGAGCCATGTGCTTTGGTTTAAGATGAGTTCAGTCATGAAATTTCCAACATTAATTCTACTTGTCGCACCAGAATTGAAAATGGCATTTCGATTGGGGGATACGTGGACATTATATGCGCTGACGTCATTCTCATTGCAAAGGGCATCAGGACGTACAGCGAGCCATTCAATGGCATTATCATTTTGTCCAATTTGAGTGCGTAAAAAATCTGCGGCCTTTTCATTGTCTAAGTGCGGGGGCAATAAGACTCGCAGCAAGGCAATCACAATGCGCTGACTCAAAGGTGCTATTTCAGGGATGTCACGATTGCAATTGCCGGTGGTATTCATGAGGATGATTTTAACTGAATGAGTGGCTTTATTAGCTTTGATAGCACTGCATATACATTCAATAGTATCCTTGACAAGTAAGCGGGGCTGAGCAAAAATACCTTTGAATGTGAGATTATGGCCTAGGCAAGAAATAACGGCCTCACAGTCCTTGAGGTGTATAGCCATCTCCTTGCTACTTAGATCATGTACTGAGGCTTGAATTTTATATAAGTTTGGCTTTTCAGCTAATGAATCAAGTGAACGAATTATAGCGTGTACCTCAATACCTCGACTCAGTAACTGATCAACAACAAGTCTTCCTGTAGCACCACTGGCGCCAATAACTAAAACTTTCATGTTTCCCCTCTAGCCTTGTGTTATGTAACATTAAATACATGCTTCGATATCAGAGAAAATTTAACGAATGAATTTCTTTGTAGGAGATGTTGACTCTAGCATGCGGTCGGACTTCTGAAAAGATATATTTATCGCCAAGTCGATCAATTGCTTGAATGAGTCTCGACAGGGTGATGGATATTTCTCTTGCGGCGTTCTTTTTCGAGTCTAGTATTGATCACTTGGCGTAAATTGAGAGAGAAATTTTCATCTAAGGGAATTTGATTGGCGGTTTCACTTATATAACAAGCGCGTTTGAGGACATCGAAAGGCAGGTCGGTGGGGATTCCTTTAAGCTGATAGGAATAGTAATCTAAGATGCCATTGAGAACGATTTTTTGAGAAAGAGGAATTTGGAAGTCTCGGATTTTATTAAGGTGCTCAATCATACCAGTTGTACAATTACGGCTGATTGAATTGTAGAATTGAGGTTTTTCATTGAGCTTGTTGGCAGCCTCAAGGATATCCTTGAGGAATGATTTAGAGTGGGCTACACTTAAGTTCATCGGATAAAGAAAAGTTTCTTCATGACGTATTTTTGTTCTAAGAGGAATGAGGTCACGTTCATCACCAATAAGGTAAATAAGTTCGTATTGTTTAAACATGCCTCGAAGCGGATCGTAGCTTTCTAGCTCTTGCTTGCGTACCTCTAGAGAAATGGCGATATTTTGACCATCTTTAAATCGAAAGCTGACAAAGGTATGACCAATAGTGCGATAGTTATCCCAATACGAGATAATTAAATCTGTTCCCACAAGTTGATCTATATCAAAAGTTTGACTACGGTATTTTTCTTTGGTCTCATTGGGAGTGTATTCAAAATGACGAAATTTTTCTATATGGATTAAGTTTTCATCGTAAGTTATTTTAGGAAGTTGTGCCACTGCAGGATCCCAATTTCTATCATTTGAAGCGGGTATGCAAATGAACCAAAGTAGTAGTAAGGCACTGACGAGCGAGAAGGCAAAGAGAGCTTTCTTAAAGCGCTTATGGAAAAAAAGTAGTATTACTGATCCTAATGAATAGCTAAGCACCGATAAGAGTCGGAGGTAATCGTGGAAGGTGAAATGAATGATTAAGCAATTGCCAATTAATACGAGAGGGATAAATAAGCCCATGACAGTAAATAAGTAGAGCCTGAAGAGAGCTCTTTTTAATTTGGCTTTATAGGAAGTTTTCATTCCATTAGTTTAGAAAGTAAATGGGATTTTCCAAGCTTGACTTTAGACTGAGAAGATAAGATAATACTTATTTTTGTAGTGAGTGTTAATAATTTTGCTTTGTGGACATAGATATAATGACACTGATAATAATCACTAGGATAGATAAAATATGAAAATCTTTTTTGCATTACTTTTTTTTACTACAGCTCTTTTTGCAGGTGACTTACGTTTAGCATCGCTTTTTCAAGACAATATGGTAGTTCAGCGGGATAAGCCTATTATTATCTGGGGTGAGGCCAAAGCAGGTGAACAAGTGACTGTAGAACTTACGAGCCAAAAAGTATCAATGACAGCAGATACGGAAGGGAAGTGGATGATTAAGCTTCCTCAAATCAAGCTTAAGGGAGCCTTTGAGATTTCAGTTAAAAGTGGAAATGAAAGCGCAAAAATCAAAAATGCGGTCTTGGGAGAAGTTTGGATTTGTTCAGGTCAGTCCAATATGCAGATGGGCTATGGCGGCATTCCAGAAATCAAAAAAATGGCAGCAGCAGCAAAAAACATTAGAACTTTTAAAGTGAATAATACCGTATCTTTTACAGAGCAAAATTACTGCGAAGGGAATTGGCAAGTAGCAGCCCCGCCGAGTGCAGTAGCCTGTGCCTTCGCTTATAACTTACAGCAAGAAATTGATTGTCCAGTGGGGATCATTTTAACTTGTTGGGGCAGCTCTTCTGTAGAGGGTTGGATGCCGATGGATATGGCAGAAAAATTACCCCATTTTAAAAAGGAGCTAGAGGCTTGTCGAGCCAATGATAAAGCGCGTGTTGCTGAGATTTTAGCTAAAAAGAAAATGTCAGGAAAAGATAATATTTTCTTGAGAACGCGTCCAAACTTACTCTATAATGCGATGATGCACCCACTTATACCTTTTTCACTTAGCGGAATTGTCTGGTACCAAGGAGAAGCCAATACTAAGAGTGTGGAGGCCATGTTGCAGTATGGTCAGACTTTACCGATGTGGATTCAGCGTTACCGCAAAGAGTGGGGAAATGATCAACTACAATTGATGGGAGTTATGCTCCCCGGTTTTGGACGTAATTTTAGCAAAGGTAAAACATTAGACTCTCCAGATGCAATTACTTGGGCTTGGATGCGTGAGTCGCAAATGAAAATTTTAGACTTAGATCATACTTCGATCGCCACAACAATTGATTTAGGCGATGCCAAAAATATTCATCCAAAAGATAAAGCTCCCATCGGTCAGCGCTTGGCACTCTTGGCGCGTCGTGATGTCCTCAAAGAAGCTATTGTCGCAGAAGGGCCAGTATTTTTGTCTCAGAAAATCAAAGGACCAAGTATCGAATTAAGTTTTGAAAACTCAAAGGGCTTAAAAACAGTTGATGGCGAAACTCCAAAAGCATTTTGGATTTGCGATAAAAGCAAAAAATGGTTGCTAGCCAAAGCCGAAATCAAGGGTGATAAAATTATTTTAAATCACTCAGATCTTAAAAAACCCTTGTATGTACGTTACGCATTTGCAGCGATGCCCAAGGTGAATTTCACCAATGTGAGTGCTGTGCCAGCACGTCCATTTAGAACGGATTCTTTTACTCCTTAGTAAATATGCTTAAAAGGGACTTATTAAAACTTTGCAGATAGCTGCTTTGGATTATAGTTGTTTGATATTAATTCAAATTATGTAGAGGTACTCTGATGGGTCAACTTGATAACTTATTCAAAAAAAATAGTGAATGGGCTGAAAATATTAAAGGTGAAAATCCGGAATTTTTTAGTAAACTTTCAAAACAGCAAAATCCTGAATACCTATGGATTGGCTGTGCAGATAGTCGAGTACCAGCTAATCAGTTGATTTCTTTGCCACCAGGGGAAGTTTTTGTTCACAGAAATATTGCCAATGTCGTTGTGCATACGGACTTGAATTGCCTTTCGGTGATTCAGTATGCGGTTGATGTACTAAAGGTGAAACATATTGTTGTCTGTGGCCATTATGGCTGCGGAGGAGTCAAAGCCTCTATGGGCAATACTCAGCATGGTTTGATAGATAATTGGCTCCGTCACATAAAAGATGTTGCTCGTTTTAATGCAGAAGAGTTAGAAGGCTTATCTGAATGTGAGAAGTTTGATCGCTTGTGTGAACTCAATGTGAAAGAACAAGTGATGAATGTCTGTGGAACTTCAATTGTTCAAAATGCCTGGGCTTCTGGACAAGAGCTTTCAGTTAATGGCGTGATCTATGACCTTAAAGATGGTGTTTTAAAAGATTTAGATATATCAGTTACAGGGCAAAGTTAGTTTTATTTCGCTAAGTCGTAGAGCTGCTTAATCTCTTGTTCATTGAGAGCGTAGTTAAAGATGGCGATTTCGTCTAAGCTACCATCCCAATGCCCAGGAGCATATCGACTAGGATCACGGTCATTATCATCTATTTTCGTGCCAATTCCTAGCGATTTTAGTTGGCCATGCATGTTGAGACCATTGACTTTTTCACGGGCAATGACTTCTCCATTACGGTAGAGGCGTACTTCACTTCCTGTGTGGACAAAGGCGACATGCTGCCAAGCGCCAACAGGGAATTTATCATTCTCAAAAATATGAACTTTCTTTTTATCATTCGTCATCACTTCCACGTCTAAGAAACCTTTAGGGTTTAAGCCAAAGTGGAACTGACCCCATTGATCTTGGCCCCAATTTTTCACAATAGTCGCCCATTGAGGACGGCTTTTAGCATAAACCCAAGCGGAGATACTAATCTCACCCAGTTGACTCTTGGGATAATCGGGAACGTAAAGATAGCCACGGTGATTAGCTCCAGAAAGTTGTAGAGCATTGCCAACTTTACCAGGAATTAAGAGATTGTCCTTATGAGCAATTCGATTGGCAGAGGCATCATTTTTATAGGATGACCAATCACTTACAGTAGAGCCATCCTTACTCATTTCCATGGGGAAATAAGCGACAGGATTTAAGCTGCTGACAAGTTTTGAGTAAGGGGAATTAGCTTCTTGTAAATTGCGGACAAAAAAATCAGTTCTTAGATCTATTTCATTAATACTGATATTTTCTTTCTCCCTCATTTCATTTTCTTCATAGATGATACGTACGGCATCTTGGGCTATTAGGTTTTTGTACTGTGCGAGTCCATGGGAGTTCAAACTAACTTGTACGGAACCTTTGAAAACATGAGCTTCGACAAATTCATTGGCATTTACCCACACAGAGAACTCAGTGCCTAAATCAACGATGTCGGCAACGGGAGTTCGAATCGTAAAGTTCTTTGCTTCAGGAGGTGCAAAGGCAGAGATCTTTCCATTTTGACAAGCGATTAATTTATCTGAAATCAGTGTAAATTGAGCGGGGGCTTCGATGATCGCATGGGCCCCATTTTTATAATTGACTTGAATGATGCCTTGCTTAAGCACGTAAGAACCTTTTTGGAGATTATCGCCAGTTTTAGGTTGTTCTCCATTGGCATTACCGTATTCAAATTCACTGCCGATACTGGTGTCAAGAATAGCTAAGTTTTGACCTCTAAAAACGCTTGCGGGCTTAGCGGTTCTTAGGCTAAGAGGAATATTTTTTTCGGAAGGTTTAAAAAGAAAAGCAATAATGAAAAGGGCGGCAAGTGCGCTTATGCTGCGACTGATGAGTCGAAAGGAGAATTTTTTCTTAGTGATTTGAGGGAGATCTGAGTTCGCGGGAATTTGAAAGTGTTGATGGTGATCATTGAGTAGGGCATGTGTTTCGCAGAGATCTATGTAGAGCTCACGTGCTTCACTGGAACTTTGTAAAAGCTGAGTCAGTTCTTTACCTTCTTCTGCGCTGAGTGATTTTTCAATCATTTTGTCAGTTAATTCGGCGATGCGTTCTTTACTCATGAGTCGGACTCCGGTAAAGATTTTACACATTGAGTGAGATTGGTACGAGCGCGAAAAAGAACCTGACGAATCGAGTTGGCGGTGCTTTGAAGTTCCTCAGCAATATGTACAAT from Lentisphaera profundi harbors:
- the uvrA gene encoding excinuclease ABC subunit UvrA, which produces MQDIFIKGARHHNLKNVDVRIPRNKLVVVTGLSGSGKSSLAFDTLYAEGQRRYVESLSSYARQFLDQMEKPEVDQITGLSPAIAIEQRGGVGSPRSIVATSTEIYDYLRLMYAHIGQRHCPQCGEKVQSQSAEAIVRKAQEFPEGKKMMILAPLVEGRKGEHKDVFEKAIRDGFARVRVNGEMCRLEDVPDLDKKFKHSIDLVVDRVKTGSKSSRLTDSVETALRYGGGSIIFQLENEDNEWDEYKLSEHLACDACDISFSELQARDFSFNSPYGACPECHGLGSVQTLDIDMIVPDKHKAVKDAFPFWKKGPRRLVFYYKNLLESVGKAYDFDLTTRFEDLNDEQRDVLLYGTGKAIRMVFKNAGRWYDVNKPFEGVARNITRRMNETGSERQREKILSLMVRRDCGSCHGDRLKPESLAVTVKGLAINKFLHMSIADAADFIQNLDFNETEKVIAGEVSREIDSRLGFLNSVGLNYLNLNRESSSLSGGEAQRIRLATQLGAGLVGVLYILDEPSIGLHQRDNDRLLETLEHLRALGNTVVVVEHDTDTIMRADYLIDMGPLAGRLGGEIVFAGPPQDIMKADTLTAQYLSGRKEIAIPAKRLKGNGKSIKIKGAEANNLQKVNVSLPLGRFVCVTGVSGSGKSTLVHEIIKKSVFKNLGIGRDRPGKVKSVEGLDEIDKQIVIDQSPIGRTPRSNPATYTGAFDHIRTLYASTVDSKARAYKPGRFSFNVKGGRCEECKGDGYRKIEMNFLPDVYVECEVCKGRRYNTETLSVLYKGCSIADVLEMTIDEAVEFFDKVPKLKKILGMLEEVGLGYLHMGQAATTLSGGEAQRVKLASELCRIPRGHTLYILDEPTTGLHIADIDRLLQVLHRLRDAGNSLVVIEHNLDVIKTADWIIDMGPEGGAGGGQVMVAGTPEKVAKCEESYTGHYLKPILK
- a CDS encoding NAD(P)-dependent oxidoreductase, with amino-acid sequence MKVLVIGASGATGRLVVDQLLSRGIEVHAIIRSLDSLAEKPNLYKIQASVHDLSSKEMAIHLKDCEAVISCLGHNLTFKGIFAQPRLLVKDTIECICSAIKANKATHSVKIILMNTTGNCNRDIPEIAPLSQRIVIALLRVLLPPHLDNEKAADFLRTQIGQNDNAIEWLAVRPDALCNENDVSAYNVHVSPNRNAIFNSGATSRINVGNFMTELILNQSTWLKWKGQMPVIYNNP
- a CDS encoding DUF4105 domain-containing protein yields the protein MKTSYKAKLKRALFRLYLFTVMGLFIPLVLIGNCLIIHFTFHDYLRLLSVLSYSLGSVILLFFHKRFKKALFAFSLVSALLLLWFICIPASNDRNWDPAVAQLPKITYDENLIHIEKFRHFEYTPNETKEKYRSQTFDIDQLVGTDLIISYWDNYRTIGHTFVSFRFKDGQNIAISLEVRKQELESYDPLRGMFKQYELIYLIGDERDLIPLRTKIRHEETFLYPMNLSVAHSKSFLKDILEAANKLNEKPQFYNSISRNCTTGMIEHLNKIRDFQIPLSQKIVLNGILDYYSYQLKGIPTDLPFDVLKRACYISETANQIPLDENFSLNLRQVINTRLEKERRKRNIHHPVETHSSN
- a CDS encoding sialate O-acetylesterase, which codes for MKIFFALLFFTTALFAGDLRLASLFQDNMVVQRDKPIIIWGEAKAGEQVTVELTSQKVSMTADTEGKWMIKLPQIKLKGAFEISVKSGNESAKIKNAVLGEVWICSGQSNMQMGYGGIPEIKKMAAAAKNIRTFKVNNTVSFTEQNYCEGNWQVAAPPSAVACAFAYNLQQEIDCPVGIILTCWGSSSVEGWMPMDMAEKLPHFKKELEACRANDKARVAEILAKKKMSGKDNIFLRTRPNLLYNAMMHPLIPFSLSGIVWYQGEANTKSVEAMLQYGQTLPMWIQRYRKEWGNDQLQLMGVMLPGFGRNFSKGKTLDSPDAITWAWMRESQMKILDLDHTSIATTIDLGDAKNIHPKDKAPIGQRLALLARRDVLKEAIVAEGPVFLSQKIKGPSIELSFENSKGLKTVDGETPKAFWICDKSKKWLLAKAEIKGDKIILNHSDLKKPLYVRYAFAAMPKVNFTNVSAVPARPFRTDSFTP
- the can gene encoding carbonate dehydratase produces the protein MGQLDNLFKKNSEWAENIKGENPEFFSKLSKQQNPEYLWIGCADSRVPANQLISLPPGEVFVHRNIANVVVHTDLNCLSVIQYAVDVLKVKHIVVCGHYGCGGVKASMGNTQHGLIDNWLRHIKDVARFNAEELEGLSECEKFDRLCELNVKEQVMNVCGTSIVQNAWASGQELSVNGVIYDLKDGVLKDLDISVTGQS
- a CDS encoding LamG-like jellyroll fold domain-containing protein, coding for MSKERIAELTDKMIEKSLSAEEGKELTQLLQSSSEARELYIDLCETHALLNDHHQHFQIPANSDLPQITKKKFSFRLISRSISALAALFIIAFLFKPSEKNIPLSLRTAKPASVFRGQNLAILDTSIGSEFEYGNANGEQPKTGDNLQKGSYVLKQGIIQVNYKNGAHAIIEAPAQFTLISDKLIACQNGKISAFAPPEAKNFTIRTPVADIVDLGTEFSVWVNANEFVEAHVFKGSVQVSLNSHGLAQYKNLIAQDAVRIIYEENEMREKENISINEIDLRTDFFVRNLQEANSPYSKLVSSLNPVAYFPMEMSKDGSTVSDWSSYKNDASANRIAHKDNLLIPGKVGNALQLSGANHRGYLYVPDYPKSQLGEISISAWVYAKSRPQWATIVKNWGQDQWGQFHFGLNPKGFLDVEVMTNDKKKVHIFENDKFPVGAWQHVAFVHTGSEVRLYRNGEVIAREKVNGLNMHGQLKSLGIGTKIDDNDRDPSRYAPGHWDGSLDEIAIFNYALNEQEIKQLYDLAK